From one Streptomyces sp. NBC_01478 genomic stretch:
- a CDS encoding SMI1/KNR4 family protein, giving the protein MTTGRLGQRAAPPNAAYAGQVVHFPDPVRAARHPRGVRMDEHGYPDFSPYARAAAEIAEPPDGFGVDELRLTDYVSANAALAATGHELWDTVPAVATPHNWTWHHVVGTRRLELVPVDVKALLRHHGGIATSAVDHGKRGTRPLQETRPAHFGLPRSAVAVTEAQVQGVEEDLGYRLPGAYRSFLKAAGGCAPVGTALDAELGLLIDQPFFTVRDEAAVNDLVYVNKCLRDHLTKDYLGVGFVQGGLLAVKVKGQGIGSVWFCAYDDARDVDPSWAPAARVERLLLPAGDDFDQFLARLAGNPPELETVANLMVDGGFARSVPVPSAASASAASAVGE; this is encoded by the coding sequence ATGACGACAGGTCGGCTCGGGCAGCGAGCCGCGCCACCGAACGCGGCCTACGCCGGGCAGGTCGTGCACTTCCCGGACCCGGTCCGGGCGGCCCGTCACCCCAGAGGGGTGCGGATGGACGAGCACGGCTACCCCGACTTCTCGCCGTACGCGCGCGCGGCCGCGGAGATCGCCGAGCCGCCGGACGGCTTCGGGGTCGACGAACTGCGCCTGACGGACTACGTGTCGGCGAACGCGGCCCTCGCCGCGACCGGACACGAGCTGTGGGACACCGTGCCCGCGGTGGCCACCCCGCACAACTGGACCTGGCACCACGTGGTCGGCACCCGACGCCTCGAACTCGTCCCCGTCGACGTCAAGGCGCTGCTGCGCCACCACGGCGGGATCGCCACGTCGGCCGTCGACCACGGCAAGCGCGGCACCCGCCCCCTCCAGGAGACCCGCCCCGCGCACTTCGGGCTGCCGAGGTCGGCGGTCGCGGTCACCGAGGCACAGGTGCAGGGCGTCGAGGAGGACCTCGGCTACCGACTCCCGGGCGCCTACCGCTCGTTCCTCAAGGCGGCCGGCGGCTGCGCGCCCGTCGGCACCGCCCTGGACGCCGAGTTGGGGCTGCTGATCGACCAGCCGTTCTTCACGGTCCGCGACGAGGCCGCCGTCAACGACCTCGTCTACGTCAACAAATGCCTGCGCGACCATCTCACCAAGGACTACCTGGGCGTCGGCTTCGTCCAGGGCGGCCTCCTCGCCGTGAAGGTGAAGGGTCAGGGGATCGGGTCGGTCTGGTTCTGCGCCTACGACGATGCCCGCGACGTCGATCCGTCCTGGGCGCCGGCCGCCCGTGTGGAGCGGCTGCTGCTGCCCGCCGGGGACGACTTCGACCAGTTCCTCGCCCGACTCGCGGGAAATCCCCCGGAGTTGGAGACGGTGGCGAATCTGATGGTGGACGGCGGGTTCGCGCGGTCCGTTCCGGTGCCGTCCGCGGCGTCGGCGTCCGCGGCGTCCGCGGTGGGGGAGTGA
- a CDS encoding YwqJ-related putative deaminase yields the protein MTIMNATQTGPHTGAHTGSSGDPRVGWSATEGRHAPALSHRRDGILPTVAAALSVRGATTLTGTAARADQAPALHPLVQDFLDTLTSAQRDRFTGRCAEAILISRHIAAADAARSKRAARKPMTNGEARKTLKQAKLTARRIREDGDPLHGSFATPCRACAALSAHFGVRVVDPATENA from the coding sequence ATGACGATCATGAACGCGACACAGACGGGGCCGCACACCGGGGCGCACACGGGGTCCTCGGGCGACCCCAGGGTCGGCTGGAGCGCCACCGAGGGACGGCACGCGCCGGCCCTCAGCCACCGCCGTGACGGCATACTCCCGACCGTCGCCGCCGCCCTCTCCGTGCGCGGCGCCACCACCCTCACCGGCACCGCCGCCCGCGCCGACCAGGCGCCCGCGCTGCACCCGCTCGTGCAGGACTTCCTCGACACCCTCACCAGCGCCCAGCGCGACCGGTTCACCGGCCGCTGCGCCGAGGCGATCCTGATCTCCCGCCACATCGCCGCCGCCGACGCCGCCCGCAGCAAGCGCGCCGCACGCAAGCCGATGACCAACGGCGAGGCCCGCAAGACCCTCAAGCAGGCCAAGCTCACCGCCCGCCGCATCCGCGAGGACGGCGACCCCCTGCACGGCAGCTTCGCGACACCGTGCCGAGCCTGCGCGGCCCTGAGCGCCCACTTCGGCGTCCGAGTGGTGGACCCCGCAACGGAGAACGCCTGA
- a CDS encoding SUKH-3 domain-containing protein, with protein MQADRHSTTRFSVPVDAALRAAGWQPGRWDIKQAEIWADTLRDHTSPAGHQHAVFPAAVEAWAEFGGLHITPSGPGRQISPVALHLDPLHGLHMARTLGDLGRALDTDVSPLGEEPDTQSLLAIDSAGRVYALDHTGDWYLGPDIDQALATLVSGIEPVRLTTG; from the coding sequence ATGCAAGCCGACCGCCACTCCACCACGCGCTTTTCCGTACCCGTGGACGCCGCCCTGCGCGCCGCGGGCTGGCAGCCCGGCCGCTGGGACATAAAGCAGGCCGAGATCTGGGCGGACACCTTGCGCGACCACACCTCGCCCGCGGGACACCAGCACGCCGTGTTCCCGGCGGCGGTCGAGGCCTGGGCCGAGTTCGGCGGCCTGCACATCACGCCCTCCGGGCCCGGCCGCCAGATCTCCCCCGTGGCACTCCACCTGGACCCGCTGCACGGCCTTCACATGGCCCGCACACTCGGCGACCTCGGCCGCGCCCTGGACACCGACGTCAGCCCCCTGGGCGAGGAACCCGACACCCAGTCCCTCCTGGCCATCGACTCCGCGGGCCGCGTCTACGCCCTGGACCACACCGGCGACTGGTACCTGGGCCCCGACATCGACCAGGCCCTGGCGACCCTCGTCTCGGGCATCGAACCGGTACGCCTGACGACAGGCTGA